The following are encoded together in the Arthrobacter sp. Y-9 genome:
- a CDS encoding NtaA/DmoA family FMN-dependent monooxygenase (This protein belongs to a clade of FMN-dependent monooxygenases, within a broader family of flavin-dependent oxidoreductases, the luciferase-like monooxygenase (LMM) family, some of whose members use coenzyme F420 rather than FMN.) — MSGDSTQGHSTQGHGTQGHTVADFRPSGQIQFGIFFQGVNSGTVWKTPEAGSQTDFESFRRIAQTAERGLFAAFFLGEGLRLREHLGRVHELDVAGRPDAQTMLAALAGVTDKIGLVATQNTTYNDPADLAHRLASLDLISGGRAAWNIVTTDNAWTGQNFRRGGYLDHADRYTHAEAFVKVAKEIWDSWDDGVIAGSGAAESWASGSGEGHVFARRVRHEGQHYSVDVVPRLPRSAQYRPVLFQAGDSPEGRDFAARQADVIFSAHPQLEDARSFRADLVERTVAAGRHPNELQIFPASEFILAPTEAEALEKKAWVRSQQIGPQQAIAFLEQFWGTSLSGYDPDGPLPEIDPVVEETSETRGSGFHGARARQLADQWRAEAKDKGLSIRQFVTAQSARRDATFTGSYQSVADHLAEYARDGVVDGFNISPWLIPTGLDDIVNHLVPALQERGVYPTEYRGSTLREHLGLPVPARD, encoded by the coding sequence ATGAGCGGCGACAGCACACAGGGACACAGCACGCAGGGACACGGCACGCAGGGACACACCGTGGCGGACTTCCGGCCGAGCGGGCAGATCCAGTTCGGGATCTTCTTCCAGGGCGTCAATTCGGGCACCGTGTGGAAGACGCCCGAAGCCGGATCGCAGACCGACTTCGAGTCGTTCCGCCGGATCGCCCAGACCGCCGAACGCGGCCTGTTCGCGGCGTTCTTCCTGGGGGAGGGCCTGCGCCTGCGGGAGCATCTGGGCCGCGTCCACGAACTGGATGTGGCGGGCCGGCCCGACGCGCAGACCATGCTCGCGGCGCTGGCCGGCGTCACGGACAAGATCGGTCTCGTGGCGACGCAGAACACCACGTACAACGATCCCGCGGACCTGGCGCACCGCCTCGCCTCGCTGGATCTGATCTCGGGTGGCCGGGCCGCGTGGAACATCGTGACCACGGACAACGCGTGGACGGGCCAGAACTTCCGGCGCGGGGGATATCTGGACCACGCCGACCGGTACACGCACGCGGAGGCCTTCGTGAAGGTGGCCAAGGAGATCTGGGATTCCTGGGACGACGGCGTGATCGCGGGGAGCGGCGCGGCGGAGTCGTGGGCGTCCGGATCCGGCGAGGGACACGTCTTCGCGCGCCGCGTCCGGCATGAGGGGCAGCACTACTCGGTGGACGTCGTCCCGCGGCTGCCGCGCAGCGCGCAGTACCGGCCGGTGCTGTTCCAGGCGGGGGACTCGCCGGAAGGGCGGGATTTCGCGGCGCGGCAGGCGGACGTGATCTTCTCCGCCCACCCGCAGCTGGAGGATGCGCGGTCCTTCCGGGCCGATCTGGTGGAGCGCACGGTGGCGGCGGGCCGTCATCCCAACGAACTCCAGATCTTCCCCGCGAGCGAGTTCATCCTGGCGCCCACGGAGGCCGAGGCACTGGAGAAGAAGGCCTGGGTCCGGTCTCAGCAGATCGGACCTCAGCAGGCGATCGCGTTCCTGGAGCAGTTCTGGGGCACGAGCCTGTCCGGCTACGACCCGGACGGCCCCCTGCCCGAGATCGATCCGGTGGTGGAGGAGACCAGCGAGACGCGGGGCAGTGGGTTCCATGGGGCCCGGGCCCGGCAGCTGGCCGACCAGTGGCGGGCGGAAGCCAAGGACAAGGGGCTGTCCATCCGGCAGTTCGTCACGGCCCAGTCGGCGCGACGGGACGCGACCTTCACGGGCTCGTACCAGTCGGTGGCCGACCACCTGGCCGAGTATGCGCGGGACGGAGTGGTGGACGGGTTCAACATCTCCCCGTGGCTCATCCCGACCGGCCTCGACGACATCGTGAACCACCTGGTCCCGGCGCTGCAGGAACGCGGCGTGTATCCGACCGAGTACCGCGGGAGCACGCTCCGCGAGCATCTGGGCCTCCCGGTGCCGGCGCGCGACTGA